In the Pedobacter cryoconitis genome, AGTTAAAACTTCCCATTTCAAACCATTGATTTTTAAGTCCATTTGACAAGCAACGATACCTTTTTCAGTACCAGTAACCTTAAAGTCCATATCACCTAAATGATCTTCATCACCAAGGATATCAGTAAGGATCGCATATTTACCAGTTTTCTCATCAGTAATTAATCCCATTGCAATACCCGAAACCGGAGCTTTGATTTTAATACCTGCATCCATTAATGCTAATGTACCAGCACAAACAGTTGCCATAGAAGAAGAACCGTTAGATTCAAGAATATCAGAAACGATACGGATTGTGTATGGGTTTTCTTCTAAACCTGGTAATACTTTTCTTAAAGAACGCATAGCCAAATGACCATGACCAATTTCACGACGGCCAGCACCTCTGTTCGGGCGAACTTCACCTGTAGAGAAACCTGGGAAATTGTAGTGCAATAAGAATTTGTTGTAACCATTAACGAAAGCACCATCAATCATTTGCTCATCGTCTTTAGAACCTAAAGTAACCGTAGTTAATGATTGAGTTTCGCCACGCGTAAATACTGCCGAACCGTGAGCAGAAGGCAAGTAACTTACCTCACTCCAGATAGGACGTACAGTACGTACATCACGACCATCTAAACGCATACCTTCGTCTAAAACAAGGTTACGGATAGCATCGTATTGTACATCATGGAAATATTTTTTAGCTAAGAAAGCAGTAACTGCATCAACCTCTTCACCAAGCGTTGCTACGAAAGCTGCTGAAATCTCAGCAAATTTCTCCGTACGCTCACCTTTAGAAGTCTGGCTTTTAGCCACAGCATAAACCTGATCATAAGTAGCCGCATAAACCTGCTCTTTTAATTCCGGGTTGCTATCTTCGTGTGAATACTCACGTTTTTTAGTTTTACCTACTGCCTCAGCAAGTTCTTTTTGAACTTTAACCTGAATAACGATCGCTTTATGTGCGAATTCGATAGCTTCAACCATTTCTTCTTCAGAAATTTCATCAGCTTCACCTTCAACCATAACGATGTCATTTTCAGTACCAGCTACTAAGAATTCTAAAGTAGCACGTTCTAAATCACTAACATATGGATTGATCACTAATTGACCATCAATTTTAGCCACACGAACTTCAGAGATTGGTCCGTTAAAAGGAATATCAGAAACAGCGATGGCAGCTGAAGCAGCTAAACCAGCCAATGAATCTGGCATTATATTTTTATCAGAAGAAATCAATGTGATCATTACCTGAGTATCAGAGTGATAATCTTCAGGGAACATCGGACGCAAAGCACGGTCAACCAGACGGGAGATTAAAACCTCATAGTCAGATAATCTAGCCTCACGACGTAAGAAACCACCTGGAATACGACCAGCAGCCGCATATTTTTCCTGGTAATCTACAGATAAAGGTAAAAAGTCAACACCAGCTTTAGCACCTACTGAAGAAACTACAGTCGCTAATAACATTGTGTCACCCATTCTTACCACAACGGATCCATCAGCCTGTTTAGCTAATTTTCCTGTTTCAATTTCGATGGTTCTTCCATCTCCAAGATCGAACGATTTTTTTATTACATTCATTTACAAATTGTTGCGGTGTGTTTTCCTCTTTCGACACACCAGATTTATATATTATATTTTTATATTTCAATTAAAAAAGCCATCCCTAAGAATGGCTTTTCTTGATATTTTAACGCTTATTTGCTATCTCTTGTCGAACCTAATGGTTTGATAATGTCTCTCAGCCCTAAAGCTTTGATAATAGCACGGTAACGATTGATATCTTTTTTAAACAGGTAAGCCAAAATACCACGGCGTTTACCTACTAATTTTTGAAGAGACAATTGAGTAGAAAAATCCTTACGGTTTTTCTTTAAGTGTCCTGTTAAGTGCGCGATACGGTAAGTGAATAACGCTACTTGTCCTTCAGCAGATCCTGTGTTAGTTTCTACTTCGCCGTGAGTTTTGAAAATGTCGGCTTTTACTTCTTTACTTAAATACATTGCTTGAATTATACTAAAGTGTATATTGATTAATTAATTACGCGCAAAGATAGTGTAAGTTTTCAGGATAAACACGTATCCTGATAAAATATTTCAATAACAAGTCCTCAAACTTTACTTTTGCACGATGGAAAAGACTGAATATAGTGTATTTGAGACAGAACTCAGCGTAAGGCCCGATGATATAGACATGTTTAACCATGTACACAACAGTAAATACTTTGACTACGTATTGGCCGCCCGTTACCATCAGATGGAGAAATTCTACAAAATGCCGATGGAAGACTTCTTGAAAAGCGGTTTCGGCTGGGTGGTCAGAACTGCCCACGTAGACTATAAAAGACCACTGATTTTAGGGGATCAGCTTAAAATAAGAACAGGCATTTTTACTATTAATGACAAAGGATGCCGCGTGCAATTTGAAATAGAAAACGTGCGTACAGGAAAAATAGCCTCAGATGGCTGGTTTGATTATGTTTTAATCGATACTATTACAGGAAAAGGCTGTAAAGTAAGTGAAGATATGATCCAGGCCTATTCTGTATAAAAAGCTCGTTGGTGTAAAAAACTTGTTCAGTGTACAAAAAAGCCTGTTCAGTGTGAAATGACAACTTTTATTACATAATTTATTTATATTGAACAGCCTATTATTGCATAGGATAATAATTACATGACAACACAACAAAACAGCTCTACCAGCAAAATATTTGACTTACTCAAACAAGCAATCCAGGGAAAAGAATTAGACTTTACCCAGGGCAGTATGCGCAGAGCTGTTTTACTGCTGGCCATCCCGATGATGCTCGAGATGATCATGGAATCTGTCTTTGCACTGGTAGACCTTTACTTTGTAGGCCATCTTCACAATAGCAGTGAAGCCATACAAACCGTTGGTTTAACAGAATCTGTACTGGCAATTATTTATTCCCTTGCAGTTGGGATGAGTATGGCAGCTACCGCGGTAGTAGCCAGAAGGATCGGAGAAAAAGATCCCGTTGCTGCTGCAAAAGCGGGGATGCAGGCTATATTAGTCGCTGTTGCCTTCAATCTGGCACTTAGCGTAGCTGGATTTATTTATGCGTCTGAAATCCTGATGCTGATGGGCGCTTCGGCAAGCACAGCTGCAGCAGGCACACCTTTCATC is a window encoding:
- the pnp gene encoding polyribonucleotide nucleotidyltransferase yields the protein MNVIKKSFDLGDGRTIEIETGKLAKQADGSVVVRMGDTMLLATVVSSVGAKAGVDFLPLSVDYQEKYAAAGRIPGGFLRREARLSDYEVLISRLVDRALRPMFPEDYHSDTQVMITLISSDKNIMPDSLAGLAASAAIAVSDIPFNGPISEVRVAKIDGQLVINPYVSDLERATLEFLVAGTENDIVMVEGEADEISEEEMVEAIEFAHKAIVIQVKVQKELAEAVGKTKKREYSHEDSNPELKEQVYAATYDQVYAVAKSQTSKGERTEKFAEISAAFVATLGEEVDAVTAFLAKKYFHDVQYDAIRNLVLDEGMRLDGRDVRTVRPIWSEVSYLPSAHGSAVFTRGETQSLTTVTLGSKDDEQMIDGAFVNGYNKFLLHYNFPGFSTGEVRPNRGAGRREIGHGHLAMRSLRKVLPGLEENPYTIRIVSDILESNGSSSMATVCAGTLALMDAGIKIKAPVSGIAMGLITDEKTGKYAILTDILGDEDHLGDMDFKVTGTEKGIVACQMDLKINGLKWEVLTAALKQANEARLHILNEMAKTISAPREDYKDHAPRIVSLSIDKEFIGAVIGPGGKIIQEMQRETGASISIEEVGNKGIVEIFADNKAAIDAAVKRINAIAAKPDIGATYDGKVKSIMPFGAFVEIMPGKDGLLHISEIAWERLETMDGVLKEGDKIQVKLLDIDKQGKMKLSRKALLPRPPKPEGVETKPA
- a CDS encoding acyl-CoA thioesterase, which gives rise to MEKTEYSVFETELSVRPDDIDMFNHVHNSKYFDYVLAARYHQMEKFYKMPMEDFLKSGFGWVVRTAHVDYKRPLILGDQLKIRTGIFTINDKGCRVQFEIENVRTGKIASDGWFDYVLIDTITGKGCKVSEDMIQAYSV
- the rpsO gene encoding 30S ribosomal protein S15, producing the protein MYLSKEVKADIFKTHGEVETNTGSAEGQVALFTYRIAHLTGHLKKNRKDFSTQLSLQKLVGKRRGILAYLFKKDINRYRAIIKALGLRDIIKPLGSTRDSK